The following are encoded together in the Pseudodesulfovibrio indicus genome:
- a CDS encoding DNA/RNA non-specific endonuclease codes for MPRLISIFMCLALAVAPAIAWEGTGVIVDTQGVALVQFHTIYGLPIGTPETNTLIARPIYCLSNNRETKFADWVAYRVDAQTVSGNSVTKRNWKADPDLAEDETLEPDDYRGASDKLNTDRGHQAPLASFKGTDYWYMTNYLSNITPQKKDLNQGAWKAVEDQVRELALKQPVYVVTGPLYEREMEALPGADEPHRVPSGYWKIVAVQNHGEFPLLVTAYIFDQATGRKSTITEHVVTVDEVERRAGLDFFWTLPDDIESVVESSISPNVWQ; via the coding sequence ATGCCTCGACTAATTTCCATTTTCATGTGCCTGGCTCTGGCTGTTGCCCCAGCAATCGCGTGGGAAGGCACGGGAGTCATCGTTGACACCCAGGGCGTTGCCTTGGTCCAATTCCATACCATTTACGGGCTACCCATCGGCACTCCCGAGACAAACACTCTTATAGCCCGCCCCATTTACTGCCTGTCCAACAATCGAGAAACCAAGTTTGCTGATTGGGTGGCTTACAGGGTGGACGCTCAAACCGTGTCGGGGAATTCGGTCACGAAAAGGAATTGGAAGGCCGATCCAGACCTGGCCGAAGACGAAACACTTGAGCCGGATGATTACCGGGGGGCAAGCGACAAGCTCAATACGGATCGTGGCCACCAAGCGCCGCTGGCTTCATTTAAGGGGACCGACTATTGGTATATGACCAATTATCTCTCCAATATCACCCCACAGAAGAAGGACCTGAACCAAGGGGCATGGAAGGCTGTTGAGGACCAGGTGCGAGAGTTGGCGCTGAAACAACCTGTGTACGTCGTGACCGGCCCTCTCTACGAACGTGAGATGGAAGCCCTTCCGGGAGCAGACGAGCCGCATAGGGTGCCCTCTGGATACTGGAAAATTGTTGCTGTTCAAAACCATGGGGAGTTCCCCCTCCTCGTGACCGCCTACATCTTCGACCAAGCGACGGGGCGGAAATCCACAATCACAGAACATGTCGTAACGGTGGATGAGGTTGAACGGCGTGCTGGCTTAGATTTCTTTTGGACGCTGCCGGATGACATAGAGTCCGTAGTTGAAAGCTCTATTTCGCCTAATGTCTGGCAGTAA
- a CDS encoding KilA-N domain-containing protein, producing MGHDIRLHDDEMICLTDMWKATGSNAKKAPAQWLRTDNAKELMAGLSIKCAKMHVLEQRRGQHGGTWAHWQIALGVSFYELLFIGPSKQTISSASTLSNF from the coding sequence ATGGGCCACGACATTCGGCTCCACGACGATGAGATGATTTGTCTCACGGATATGTGGAAGGCGACCGGAAGTAACGCCAAGAAGGCTCCCGCGCAGTGGCTGAGGACGGACAACGCAAAAGAGTTGATGGCGGGCCTGTCCATCAAATGTGCAAAAATGCATGTTTTGGAACAGCGTCGCGGTCAGCACGGCGGCACTTGGGCACACTGGCAGATCGCCTTGGGCGTGAGCTTCTATGAATTACTCTTCATCGGGCCGAGCAAGCAAACAATCTCGTCAGCATCAACGCTTTCAAATTTCTGA
- a CDS encoding HNH endonuclease, translated as MARDYSDEQLAFLRDNFKTMTVPQLTKAFNIKYKLRKSEMSIHSLLNYYRFTGKGRVDPSKYLRCSRYTKEQKEFLREGYRSMDFHTLTAAFNDQFGENRSELAIQGAVKSHGLYGEREPGMRLNWTKEIGAERICPTTGFVVLKVSQPNPYRGGQTMQRHKHRAIWEDANGPVPEGYCLRFLDGDKLNCTLENIDLFTRTESLFMSLLKHDSAPPELRRTIRLTAKLKAKASARKRELLEEAGES; from the coding sequence GTGGCAAGGGATTATTCGGATGAGCAGCTTGCGTTTTTGCGGGACAACTTCAAAACAATGACCGTACCTCAGCTTACGAAGGCATTTAATATTAAATACAAGCTACGTAAAAGCGAGATGAGTATTCACAGCTTACTCAATTATTATAGGTTCACAGGAAAGGGAAGAGTCGATCCCTCTAAGTATTTGAGGTGTAGTCGGTACACAAAAGAGCAAAAAGAGTTTCTCCGTGAAGGGTATCGGTCGATGGACTTTCACACGCTCACAGCTGCTTTTAACGATCAATTTGGGGAGAATCGTTCCGAACTCGCGATTCAAGGGGCCGTTAAATCGCATGGTCTTTACGGCGAAAGAGAGCCCGGAATGCGGTTAAATTGGACAAAAGAGATCGGGGCAGAGCGTATTTGTCCCACCACGGGATTCGTAGTTTTGAAGGTTTCTCAACCCAATCCATACAGAGGTGGGCAGACGATGCAGCGTCACAAGCATAGAGCCATTTGGGAGGATGCTAATGGCCCGGTGCCTGAGGGGTATTGCCTACGTTTCCTTGATGGTGACAAATTAAACTGCACCCTCGAAAATATAGATCTATTCACGCGTACAGAGAGTTTATTTATGAGCCTGCTTAAGCACGACAGCGCGCCCCCAGAATTGAGAAGAACAATACGGCTGACAGCCAAACTCAAAGCGAAGGCGTCAGCGAGAAAAAGGGAGTTGCTTGAAGAGGCCGGGGAATCATAG
- a CDS encoding recombinase family protein, whose product MAGEHIGYIRVSTLYQNTERQLDGVQLDKIFTDKVSAKDTKRPALGECLDYLRAGDTLHIHSIDRLARNLRDLQDIVSGLVEKGVHVRFEKEGLDLKANGKTNPMTKLMLHMMGAFAEFERELILERQREGIELAKKAGKYKGRKRSLDDAQGKALVERALAGESKAALAREFGVSRQVVYDYMRREQQE is encoded by the coding sequence ATGGCCGGTGAGCACATAGGATACATCAGAGTCAGCACGCTCTACCAAAATACGGAGCGGCAGCTTGATGGGGTGCAGCTCGACAAGATTTTTACGGACAAGGTCAGTGCAAAAGACACCAAGCGCCCCGCTTTGGGTGAGTGCCTCGACTACCTGCGAGCCGGGGATACCCTCCATATCCATTCCATAGATCGGCTGGCTCGAAACCTGAGAGACCTTCAAGACATTGTTTCTGGCCTGGTGGAAAAGGGCGTTCACGTCCGATTCGAGAAGGAGGGACTCGATCTCAAGGCGAATGGCAAGACCAACCCCATGACGAAGCTCATGCTTCACATGATGGGAGCGTTTGCCGAGTTTGAGCGAGAGTTGATCCTAGAGCGGCAACGTGAGGGGATTGAGCTTGCGAAGAAGGCCGGGAAGTACAAGGGCCGGAAACGGTCGTTGGACGATGCTCAAGGCAAGGCTCTTGTCGAGCGGGCCTTGGCTGGGGAGTCGAAGGCAGCCCTTGCCCGCGAGTTCGGGGTAAGTAGACAGGTCGTTTACGACTATATGCGGAGGGAACAGCAAGAGTAG
- a CDS encoding KAP family P-loop NTPase fold protein: protein MLKRNIELNFSSDELKKRERDGETNPWFASDQLDRGAHVNAITDLMLTTEGSFVLTLSSPWGTGKTTFMRMWKAYLEYRGRTCILFNAWQNDYADNPFLTFIAEMCEQLEALNKRDTRALRTALDGVKKIGKKLFPRLLSIGVKTGLGISVDFEKLGKELFGGDGKAAKDICAALTQLAGDSLEGYASEVLEGHSSTKKLVQDFRQQLEAVVSALGDHGPLFFFVDELDRCKPTYAVELLEAVKHLFETSGIIFVLSLDREQLGHSVKAAYGDGIDADGYLRRFIDLEYRIPDPDKVRFIQHLAHSYGFQDYPVFSSSYSRHGAQTFINEFSMIAQYYSLRTIEKAFLRGSILMGGIEPYQCFGDCTFWPHFIFMRELSADYFKQIVENGDIPEKLPLEFSANFPGLNPSAMHLWGRLKHKYEQGDYDMNATVGRHSAFEDDVRLAVYFFKQRGVHLIDNVVRLLDLSERLVPIVPPESHG, encoded by the coding sequence ATGCTCAAACGAAATATTGAATTAAATTTTTCAAGCGACGAACTTAAAAAACGTGAGAGGGATGGGGAGACTAATCCATGGTTTGCTTCAGACCAACTGGATAGAGGGGCACACGTCAACGCTATCACAGACCTTATGTTGACCACTGAGGGTAGCTTTGTTCTCACTCTGAGCTCTCCGTGGGGGACCGGTAAGACGACCTTTATGCGGATGTGGAAGGCCTATCTAGAATATCGAGGCCGAACTTGCATCCTATTTAACGCGTGGCAAAACGACTACGCAGACAACCCGTTTTTGACCTTCATTGCCGAGATGTGCGAGCAACTGGAGGCATTAAATAAGCGGGATACCAGGGCACTTAGGACCGCTCTTGATGGAGTTAAGAAAATAGGCAAGAAGCTTTTCCCTCGGCTCTTATCTATTGGCGTCAAGACGGGCCTGGGCATCTCTGTGGATTTCGAAAAGTTGGGGAAAGAGCTTTTTGGAGGAGACGGTAAGGCGGCTAAAGACATCTGCGCCGCACTGACGCAGCTCGCGGGAGACTCCCTAGAGGGGTATGCCAGCGAGGTTTTGGAAGGGCACTCGAGTACAAAGAAGCTGGTTCAGGATTTTCGGCAACAGCTCGAAGCTGTTGTGAGCGCGCTGGGCGACCATGGTCCTCTGTTCTTTTTCGTGGATGAACTGGACCGCTGTAAACCGACTTATGCGGTGGAATTGCTGGAGGCAGTGAAGCATCTCTTCGAGACAAGCGGCATCATCTTTGTCCTTTCTCTAGACCGGGAACAACTTGGTCATTCCGTTAAGGCCGCGTACGGTGACGGGATCGATGCCGATGGTTATCTCAGACGATTCATCGATCTCGAGTACCGTATACCTGATCCTGATAAAGTCCGGTTTATACAACATCTAGCTCACTCCTACGGCTTTCAAGATTATCCAGTGTTTAGTAGTTCATATTCGCGTCATGGGGCACAGACATTCATCAATGAATTCAGCATGATTGCTCAATACTACTCATTGCGAACCATTGAAAAAGCTTTCTTACGCGGTTCGATACTGATGGGGGGGATTGAGCCATACCAATGCTTTGGAGACTGTACCTTTTGGCCCCACTTTATTTTTATGCGAGAACTGAGTGCTGATTATTTCAAGCAAATTGTTGAAAACGGAGATATCCCAGAGAAGCTACCTTTGGAGTTTTCAGCTAACTTTCCTGGATTGAATCCTAGCGCGATGCACCTCTGGGGCAGATTGAAGCATAAGTACGAGCAGGGGGATTACGATATGAATGCGACTGTCGGTAGACACAGTGCGTTCGAGGATGATGTTCGCCTAGCAGTGTACTTTTTTAAGCAACGAGGCGTCCACCTTATAGACAATGTGGTGCGGTTGCTCGACCTTTCTGAAAGGCTTGTTCCTATCGTCCCCCCGGAGAGTCACGGGTGA
- a CDS encoding tyrosine-type recombinase/integrase — MNALGRALRSLEQPSHHLILSGQNLKFQHGFCLFAAKGLGWHMAILARCPFCRVMQSVKNKHCKGCGEDLDKLKRSRKIQYWVSTSIPTNEKTAEGKNKYRQIRKPVGYSIQEARDADGKHSSLKRENRLFDILPESNLTFNELRGWYIKLKSVKGLASYDRVCTATGNFCDVFGETIIADLKQVDLEEYQGKRLDLGRAPATVDYEISVTKTMVTKGFDNDKLDGQALKPFRRLKRALKKGSNARKRIVSFAEYKALLAHASPHLRPIIVVGMMTGMRAAEVRELRWSQIDREAGFIRLGSEDVKEKSPKSIPINRHVETVLAKVVRSISHDYVFMYKGEPLLSPSGFKKSLGAACKRAEIPYGRKVENGLTFHDFRRTVKTNMLRAGVSKELRDTILGHSLEGMDVHYLVPSDSDLTQAMTEYTDWLDLQLQIRDQSSNQA, encoded by the coding sequence ATGAACGCCCTGGGCCGGGCGCTGAGAAGTCTGGAACAGCCTTCTCACCATCTTATACTGAGCGGACAAAACCTCAAATTTCAGCATGGATTTTGCCTTTTTGCCGCCAAGGGGTTAGGTTGGCACATGGCTATTCTCGCACGTTGCCCATTCTGCCGAGTCATGCAGTCTGTGAAGAACAAACACTGCAAGGGGTGTGGCGAAGACCTCGATAAGCTGAAGCGAAGTCGCAAGATTCAGTATTGGGTGAGCACAAGCATCCCCACCAATGAGAAGACTGCGGAAGGTAAGAACAAGTATAGGCAGATCAGAAAGCCGGTTGGCTACTCCATCCAAGAGGCCAGAGACGCGGACGGAAAACACAGTTCACTGAAGCGGGAAAACCGCCTCTTTGACATCCTCCCGGAATCAAACCTTACCTTCAACGAATTGCGTGGCTGGTACATCAAGCTCAAATCAGTCAAGGGACTCGCCTCATATGACCGGGTGTGCACCGCCACCGGCAACTTTTGTGATGTGTTTGGTGAAACGATCATAGCAGACCTCAAACAGGTCGACCTCGAAGAGTACCAGGGCAAACGTCTTGATCTTGGTCGGGCTCCCGCAACCGTCGATTATGAAATCTCAGTCACCAAGACGATGGTTACAAAGGGCTTCGACAACGACAAGCTCGACGGACAGGCTCTCAAACCATTCCGCCGCCTCAAGCGGGCCCTCAAGAAGGGGAGCAACGCGAGAAAGCGTATCGTTTCGTTTGCTGAATACAAGGCCCTACTCGCCCACGCCTCCCCCCACCTACGCCCCATAATCGTGGTCGGAATGATGACCGGCATGAGGGCCGCCGAAGTCCGAGAGCTTCGGTGGTCTCAGATCGACCGTGAAGCCGGGTTCATCCGCCTTGGCAGCGAGGACGTAAAAGAAAAGTCCCCAAAGTCCATACCAATCAATCGCCACGTTGAAACGGTGCTTGCGAAGGTGGTTCGGTCCATCTCACATGACTATGTTTTTATGTACAAGGGCGAGCCGTTGCTCAGCCCATCCGGATTCAAGAAATCCCTTGGCGCTGCCTGCAAACGCGCCGAAATCCCGTACGGCAGAAAAGTAGAAAACGGCCTGACTTTCCATGACTTTCGGCGGACCGTGAAAACGAACATGCTCAGGGCTGGAGTTTCGAAGGAACTGAGAGATACGATCCTCGGTCACAGCCTTGAAGGCATGGACGTTCATTACCTCGTGCCGAGTGATTCCGACCTCACCCAAGCCATGACGGAATATACCGATTGGCTTGACCTTCAATTACAGATTCGTGACCAAAGCAGTAACCAGGCATAG
- a CDS encoding Do family serine endopeptidase: MIRKAQLLTLVLTLALCMPMVAQANGLPVFTELAAQAGKAVVFISTEKTAQAGSMEQFRQQIPEGHPFREFFERFDQFFGPQQGQQPRKQLGQGSGFVISPDGVIVTNNHVINGADKVTVRFQDDKKEYPAEVVGADQETDLAVIRIKADHPLPILKFGDSDAIQVGEWVLAIGNPFGLDNTVTAGIISAKHRIIGAGPFDNFLQTDASINPGNSGGPLLNMKGEVIGINTAINAAAENIGFAIPSTQAAKVIALLKEGKTPQRGWLGVTIQQVSETQAKALGLPEPTGALVAMVGKDAPADKAGVKQGDVILEVNSQKVQDNADLLKKIAGLAPGDKARLVLWRNGEKVTRTVTLGARSEKALAAMTPQQKDQAQAATVLGMALKPLTGQEAKALGMDKPLGLLVVNVDPNAPAGEEGIRQGDVILQANQKDVNSVADLEGVIKRDKERGAVMLLVKRQGQNSFVALPLDDK, translated from the coding sequence ATGATTCGAAAGGCTCAACTTCTCACCCTTGTCCTGACCCTCGCCCTGTGTATGCCGATGGTTGCACAGGCGAACGGGCTGCCCGTGTTCACGGAGCTGGCCGCTCAGGCGGGCAAGGCCGTGGTGTTCATCTCCACGGAAAAAACCGCTCAGGCCGGCTCCATGGAGCAGTTCCGGCAGCAGATCCCCGAGGGGCATCCGTTCCGTGAATTCTTCGAGCGGTTCGACCAGTTCTTCGGCCCGCAGCAGGGGCAGCAGCCCCGCAAGCAGCTCGGCCAGGGTTCCGGCTTCGTCATCTCTCCCGACGGCGTCATCGTCACCAACAACCACGTCATCAACGGCGCGGACAAGGTGACCGTGCGTTTTCAGGACGACAAGAAGGAATACCCCGCCGAGGTCGTGGGCGCGGACCAGGAAACCGACCTGGCCGTCATCCGCATCAAGGCCGACCATCCCCTGCCGATCCTGAAGTTCGGCGACTCCGACGCCATCCAGGTGGGCGAGTGGGTGCTGGCCATCGGCAACCCGTTCGGCCTGGACAACACGGTCACCGCGGGCATCATCTCGGCCAAGCACCGGATCATCGGCGCCGGGCCGTTCGACAACTTCCTGCAGACCGACGCGTCCATCAACCCCGGCAACTCCGGCGGCCCGCTGCTGAACATGAAGGGCGAGGTCATCGGCATCAACACCGCCATCAACGCGGCCGCCGAGAACATCGGCTTCGCCATCCCCTCGACCCAGGCCGCCAAGGTCATCGCCCTGCTCAAGGAGGGCAAGACCCCGCAGCGCGGCTGGCTCGGCGTGACCATCCAGCAGGTCAGCGAGACCCAGGCCAAGGCGCTGGGCCTGCCCGAACCCACGGGCGCGCTCGTGGCCATGGTCGGCAAGGACGCCCCCGCCGACAAGGCCGGCGTCAAGCAGGGCGACGTGATCCTCGAGGTCAACAGCCAGAAGGTCCAGGACAACGCGGACCTGCTCAAGAAGATCGCGGGACTCGCTCCCGGCGACAAGGCCCGCCTCGTGCTCTGGCGCAACGGCGAGAAGGTGACGCGGACCGTCACCCTGGGCGCGCGCAGTGAAAAGGCGCTGGCCGCCATGACGCCCCAGCAGAAGGACCAGGCCCAGGCCGCGACCGTGCTCGGCATGGCCCTCAAGCCGCTGACCGGCCAGGAGGCCAAGGCGCTGGGCATGGACAAGCCCCTGGGGCTGCTCGTGGTCAACGTCGACCCCAACGCCCCCGCCGGCGAGGAAGGCATCCGCCAGGGCGACGTCATCCTGCAGGCCAACCAGAAGGACGTAAACTCCGTGGCCGACCTGGAAGGGGTGATCAAGCGCGACAAGGAACGCGGCGCGGTCATGCTCCTGGTCAAGCGCCAGGGACAGAACAGCTTCGTGGCCCTGCCCCTGGACGACAAGTAG
- the ispE gene encoding 4-(cytidine 5'-diphospho)-2-C-methyl-D-erythritol kinase — protein MERATLIAPAKINLHLRIVGLRDDGYHELETLFHPVAEPCDLLEIEPAPDGGFELQCPGNPELETDSNLIRKAWLAFGEATGFRPGLRITLTKRIPMGGGLGGGSSDAAALLRFLNREAGDKALDEDALNALAAGLGADVPFFLQDGPAWATGIGEQLVPAEVDLSGATLVIVCPDVHVNTAWAFRAWDKKYAAANAHDSLTSARRNTKNPSPVSAGDMANDFEPVVFEEFPTLGEIKEKLLSLGAEKAAMSGSGASLFGVFRDRGSAMSAVRALESMGLEIFQVDCP, from the coding sequence ATGGAACGCGCCACCCTCATTGCCCCGGCCAAGATCAACCTGCACCTGCGCATCGTCGGCCTGCGGGACGACGGCTACCACGAGCTGGAGACCTTGTTCCACCCCGTGGCCGAGCCGTGCGACCTGCTGGAGATCGAGCCCGCCCCGGACGGCGGGTTCGAACTGCAATGTCCGGGCAACCCCGAGCTGGAGACCGACTCCAACCTGATCCGCAAGGCGTGGCTGGCCTTTGGCGAGGCCACCGGTTTTCGCCCCGGCCTGCGCATCACCCTGACCAAGCGCATCCCCATGGGCGGGGGGCTCGGCGGGGGCAGCTCCGACGCGGCGGCCCTGCTCCGCTTCCTCAACCGCGAGGCGGGCGACAAGGCCCTCGACGAAGACGCCCTGAACGCGCTGGCAGCCGGACTCGGCGCGGACGTTCCCTTTTTTCTCCAGGACGGCCCGGCCTGGGCCACGGGCATCGGCGAGCAGTTGGTCCCGGCCGAGGTGGACCTGTCCGGGGCAACCCTGGTCATCGTCTGCCCCGACGTCCACGTGAACACGGCCTGGGCCTTCCGCGCCTGGGACAAAAAATACGCGGCCGCCAATGCCCATGATTCCTTGACATCCGCGAGGCGGAATACTAAGAATCCTTCTCCCGTTTCGGCCGGGGACATGGCGAACGACTTCGAGCCGGTGGTGTTCGAAGAGTTCCCAACCCTCGGGGAGATAAAGGAAAAACTCCTCTCCCTGGGAGCCGAAAAAGCCGCCATGAGCGGCTCGGGAGCCTCCCTGTTCGGAGTATTCCGGGACAGGGGTTCTGCCATGTCCGCAGTCCGGGCTCTCGAATCGATGGGACTTGAAATTTTCCAGGTGGACTGCCCCTAG
- a CDS encoding ribose-phosphate diphosphokinase: MHGELKIISGSASPQLADAICEHLGTKASPVLRERFSDGEIRIEIGENVRGDDVFVVQPTCSPVNFHLMELCLMLDALKRASASRVTAVVPYFGYARQDRKVVPRAPISAKLVADLLSTAGMQRLVTIDLHAGQIQGFFNCPVDNLFAAPVLIEQLRDRDDDFVIISPDAGGVERARAYAKRLGATLAIVDKRRDAPNQAKAMHIIGDVKDKVAVVIDDMIDTAGTMCAAANVIMENGAKDVLACATHPVLSGPACQRLEQSAFSEVVVTDTIPLGDKQDQCSKLKQRSVASLLAKAINNVHTESSVSVLFV, encoded by the coding sequence ATGCACGGTGAATTGAAGATCATCAGCGGGTCCGCGAGCCCGCAACTGGCCGACGCCATCTGTGAGCACCTCGGGACCAAGGCCTCTCCGGTCCTGCGCGAGCGTTTCTCCGACGGCGAAATCCGGATCGAGATCGGCGAGAACGTGCGCGGCGACGATGTCTTCGTCGTCCAGCCCACCTGCTCCCCGGTCAACTTCCACCTCATGGAGCTGTGCCTGATGCTGGATGCGCTCAAGCGCGCCAGCGCCTCCCGCGTGACCGCAGTGGTTCCCTATTTCGGCTACGCGCGCCAGGACCGCAAGGTCGTACCCCGCGCGCCCATCTCCGCCAAGCTCGTGGCCGACCTGCTGTCCACCGCGGGCATGCAGCGGCTGGTGACCATCGACCTGCACGCCGGACAGATCCAGGGCTTCTTCAACTGCCCGGTGGACAACCTGTTCGCCGCGCCCGTGCTCATCGAGCAGCTGCGCGACCGGGACGACGACTTCGTCATCATCTCCCCGGACGCCGGCGGCGTGGAGCGCGCCCGCGCCTACGCCAAGCGCCTCGGCGCGACCCTGGCCATCGTGGACAAGCGCCGCGACGCGCCCAACCAGGCCAAGGCCATGCACATCATCGGCGACGTCAAGGACAAGGTGGCCGTGGTCATCGACGACATGATCGACACCGCCGGGACCATGTGCGCCGCGGCCAACGTGATCATGGAGAACGGGGCCAAGGACGTCCTGGCCTGCGCCACCCACCCGGTCCTGTCCGGCCCGGCCTGCCAGCGGCTGGAACAGTCCGCCTTCTCCGAGGTGGTCGTCACCGACACCATCCCCCTGGGCGACAAGCAGGACCAGTGCAGCAAGCTGAAGCAGCGCTCCGTGGCCTCCCTGCTGGCCAAGGCGATCAACAACGTGCACACGGAATCTTCGGTTTCCGTGCTGTTTGTATAA
- a CDS encoding 50S ribosomal protein L25 — MAELLKLNVQERTQLGKGPNRRLRATGMVPGVYYDSKGANIPVKVEMVPLQKAFAAVGNAQVFELVLERGGKTEAMPALIWRLRNEPVKGFPEHVDFFGVDLSKELKVAVHFEIVGNSKGVKLGGTLEQYRDHIEVICKPMDIPESIVIDITEMDVMDSVHIEDVVFPEGVTPVFDENYAVLSIAAKHEDEDGEEGEEEAGETETE; from the coding sequence ATGGCAGAACTGCTGAAACTGAACGTTCAGGAACGCACCCAGCTGGGCAAGGGCCCCAACCGCCGTCTCCGTGCCACCGGCATGGTCCCCGGCGTGTACTACGATTCCAAGGGCGCCAACATCCCGGTCAAGGTCGAGATGGTTCCCCTGCAGAAGGCCTTCGCCGCCGTCGGCAACGCCCAGGTGTTCGAGCTGGTGCTCGAGCGCGGCGGCAAGACCGAGGCCATGCCCGCCCTGATCTGGCGGCTGCGCAACGAGCCGGTCAAGGGCTTCCCCGAGCACGTCGACTTCTTCGGCGTTGACCTGTCCAAGGAGCTGAAGGTCGCCGTCCACTTCGAGATCGTCGGCAACTCCAAGGGCGTCAAGCTCGGCGGCACGCTGGAGCAGTACCGCGACCACATCGAGGTCATCTGCAAGCCCATGGATATCCCCGAGTCCATCGTCATCGACATCACCGAGATGGACGTCATGGATTCCGTCCACATCGAGGACGTGGTCTTCCCCGAAGGCGTCACCCCGGTGTTCGACGAGAACTACGCCGTGCTGTCCATTGCCGCCAAGCACGAGGATGAAGACGGCGAGGAAGGCGAGGAAGAGGCCGGAGAAACCGAGACCGAGTAA
- the pth gene encoding aminoacyl-tRNA hydrolase, protein MDYKGAIVGLGNPGPKYESTRHNAGFMLVDHLLALGGERQSMRLEKLDESGDYELWRCKFAGAYRLLAKPMTYMNLSGKAVSKICGRHGLAARDIVVVHDELDLPVGRMKFKLGGGNNGHNGLASIQESLGTPDFYRLRLGIGRPDDQYKPITDWVLEPFGPESAPALPEIIAHAAKGLDLFFRRGMGFAQQHVNAFSLQKEEAE, encoded by the coding sequence ATGGACTATAAAGGCGCCATAGTCGGGCTGGGCAATCCGGGCCCCAAGTACGAGTCGACCCGCCACAACGCCGGGTTCATGCTGGTGGACCATCTGCTCGCCCTGGGCGGGGAGCGCCAGTCCATGCGGCTGGAAAAGCTGGACGAGTCCGGCGACTACGAGCTGTGGCGGTGCAAGTTCGCCGGGGCCTACCGGCTGCTGGCCAAGCCCATGACCTACATGAACCTGAGCGGCAAGGCCGTGTCCAAGATCTGCGGCCGCCACGGGCTCGCCGCCCGCGACATCGTGGTCGTCCACGACGAGCTGGACCTGCCCGTTGGGCGAATGAAGTTCAAGCTCGGCGGTGGCAACAACGGCCACAACGGGCTGGCCTCCATCCAGGAGTCCCTCGGCACCCCGGACTTCTACCGGCTGCGGCTGGGCATCGGCCGCCCCGATGATCAGTACAAGCCGATCACCGACTGGGTGCTGGAGCCTTTCGGCCCGGAATCCGCCCCGGCCCTGCCCGAGATCATCGCCCACGCGGCCAAGGGATTGGACCTGTTCTTCAGGCGGGGAATGGGATTTGCGCAGCAGCACGTCAACGCATTCTCCCTGCAAAAAGAAGAAGCGGAGTAA
- a CDS encoding CarD family transcriptional regulator, with protein sequence MFKVNELVVYPSQGVGRVERVESQEIGGVRADFYIVRILSNNVTLMVPVANAKNVGLRSVCPAATGTEIFESLNDRTGFTGYTGQNWNRRYREYSEKLKSGDLSDVAYVLKELFLIGKDKELSFGERRLLEQAMGLVSMELAYSLDRDQEDIKADINEMFADVIAAQEKND encoded by the coding sequence GTGTTCAAGGTCAATGAGTTGGTTGTGTATCCCTCCCAGGGAGTGGGCCGCGTCGAGCGTGTCGAATCCCAGGAGATTGGCGGCGTGAGAGCCGATTTTTACATAGTCCGTATCTTGAGCAACAACGTGACCCTCATGGTTCCCGTGGCCAACGCCAAGAACGTGGGCCTGCGCTCCGTCTGTCCCGCCGCCACCGGCACCGAGATCTTCGAATCCCTGAATGACCGCACCGGGTTCACCGGCTACACCGGCCAGAACTGGAACCGCCGCTACCGCGAGTACTCCGAGAAGCTCAAGAGCGGCGATCTGTCCGACGTGGCCTACGTGCTCAAGGAACTCTTTCTGATCGGCAAGGACAAGGAGCTCTCTTTCGGCGAGCGCCGCCTGCTCGAACAGGCCATGGGGCTGGTCTCCATGGAACTCGCCTACTCCCTGGACCGCGATCAGGAGGACATCAAGGCCGACATCAACGAGATGTTCGCCGATGTCATCGCCGCCCAGGAGAAAAACGACTAG